One segment of Radiobacillus kanasensis DNA contains the following:
- a CDS encoding DUF2797 domain-containing protein: MHCPNCKGKNIGKIGNQQYYCWNCFIELSLENEVLDVHQVEADGSLSSLNDLFSEDERKLQM; encoded by the coding sequence ATGCATTGTCCGAATTGTAAAGGGAAAAATATCGGAAAAATTGGGAACCAACAATACTATTGCTGGAACTGTTTTATTGAACTTTCTTTAGAAAATGAAGTACTGGACGTTCATCAAGTTGAGGCAGATGGTTCCTTAAGCTCTTTAAATGATTTATTTTCAGAAGATGAAAGAAAGCTCCAAATGTAA
- a CDS encoding AI-2E family transporter, with product MFTSEKQLKVLYNIIIAILLVLFIYLLTKLFPLYEAFLAIIIRILTPFFIAGLIAFLLHPLIEKLHDLKYPRWLAIVLIYSIFFGGLGYLLYETYPVVLQQLNDLKNNLPVFMDQYRNIIYEMYEKTSFLPEKVHDKMDVILLEAENWLANVLTNAVKDLTKVMDVVIIVAVIPVIVFYMLKDFILIKRVMWKLSPKKYRIESKQLFSDIEKSLGDYIRGQLLVCLFVGLTSFLLLWLIGMRYPLLFSIIMGITNLIPYFGPILGAVPAVIIAFTMSTKMVVYVIISVFVVQIIEGNLLSPLIVGKSVHIHPLLIILALLVGGELGGIMGMILAVPVLTVLNVFFHHWNALKATR from the coding sequence TTGTTTACCTCGGAAAAACAACTCAAAGTTCTTTATAATATTATCATAGCGATATTACTCGTTCTTTTTATCTATTTATTAACGAAGCTTTTTCCGTTATATGAAGCGTTCCTTGCAATCATCATTAGGATTCTTACACCGTTCTTCATAGCGGGTTTAATTGCTTTTCTATTGCATCCCTTAATTGAAAAACTGCATGATTTAAAATATCCAAGATGGTTGGCCATAGTGCTTATCTACAGCATTTTCTTTGGTGGACTTGGTTATTTACTTTATGAGACCTATCCAGTCGTGTTACAGCAACTAAATGATTTAAAGAACAATTTACCAGTTTTCATGGATCAGTATCGCAACATTATTTATGAGATGTATGAAAAAACTTCCTTTCTACCGGAAAAGGTGCATGACAAGATGGATGTCATCCTTCTAGAAGCGGAAAACTGGCTTGCAAACGTGTTGACGAATGCAGTGAAAGATTTAACGAAAGTCATGGATGTTGTAATAATCGTAGCGGTGATTCCGGTTATTGTGTTTTATATGTTGAAGGATTTTATACTTATAAAGCGAGTAATGTGGAAGCTCAGTCCGAAAAAGTATCGTATAGAAAGCAAACAGTTATTTAGTGACATTGAAAAAAGCTTAGGGGATTACATAAGAGGACAATTACTAGTCTGTTTATTTGTCGGACTAACCAGCTTTCTATTATTATGGCTGATTGGAATGAGGTATCCACTACTGTTTTCTATTATAATGGGGATTACCAATCTTATTCCTTACTTTGGTCCCATATTAGGTGCTGTACCAGCGGTGATTATTGCATTCACTATGTCCACCAAAATGGTTGTCTATGTGATCATATCAGTTTTTGTTGTACAAATAATTGAAGGGAACTTATTATCTCCATTAATCGTCGGGAAAAGTGTACATATCCATCCTCTTCTTATCATTTTAGCGCTTTTAGTAGGGGGAGAATTAGGTGGAATTATGGGAATGATTTTGGCTGTTCCCGTTTTAACAGTCCTAAATGTCTTTTTCCATCATTGGAATGCATTAAAGGCTACCCGTTGA